A genomic window from Camelina sativa cultivar DH55 chromosome 2, Cs, whole genome shotgun sequence includes:
- the LOC104738252 gene encoding heavy metal-associated isoprenylated plant protein 3-like, producing the protein MGEKKNEGDNNNNKKGGDNNNDGGNKKKNETAAVTVVLKVDMHCEGCASRIVKCVRSFQGVETVKSESATGKLTVTGALDPAKLREKLEEKTKKKVDLVSPQPKKDKDNKNKNDDDNKNKPEEKKKAESEKKPKETPVTTAVLKLNFHCQGCIGKIQKTVTKTKGVNGLTMDKEKNLVTVKGTMDVKKLVESLSEKLKRTVEIVPPKKDKENGNEAGEKKKGGGGDGGGGKEKSGGNKGGGGEGVNMMEYVAAQPAYGYGYYPGGPYGYPIQAHAPQIFSDENPNACVVM; encoded by the exons ATGGGCGAG aagaagaacgaaggagacaacaacaacaacaagaaaggTGGAGATAACAACAATGACGGcggaaacaagaagaagaacgaaaCGGCAGCCGTCACCGTCGTTTTGAAGGTTGACATGCATTGCGAAGGTTGCGCTTCCCGAATCGTCAAATGTGTTCGCTCTTTCcaag GTGTTGAGACTGTGAAATCGGAGTCGGCTACAGGGAAACTAACGGTGACCGGAGCTTTAGATCCGGCTAAACTAAGGGAGAAACTtgaagagaagacaaagaaaaaagtcGATTTGGTTTCTCCTCAACCCAAAAAggacaaagacaacaaaaacaaaaacgatgatgacaacaaaaacaaaccagaggagaagaagaaagcagagtCCGAGAAAAAACCCAAAGAG acTCCGGTAACAACGGCGGTACTGAAGCTAAACTTCCATTGTCAAGGTTGTATTGGTAAAATCCAAAAGACTGTCACTAAAACCAAAg GTGTTAATGGTTTAACGATGGATAAAGAGAAGAATTTGGTAACGGTTAAAGGAACAATGGatgtgaagaagcttgttgAGAGTTTAAGTGAGAAGCTGAAACGTACTGTGGAGATTGTACCACCgaagaaagataaagagaatgGTAACGAAgctggagagaagaagaaaggaggaggaggagacggtgGTGGTGGGAAAGAGAAGTCTGGTGGTAATAAAGGAGGCGGAGGAGAAGGAGTGAATATGATGGAGTATGTGGCGGCTCAGCCTGCTTACGGGTACGGGTATTATCCAGGTGGGCCTTATGGGTACCCGATTCAAGCCCACGCGCCACAGATTTTTAGTGATGAGAATCCAAACGCGTGTGTCGTTATGTGA
- the LOC104738258 gene encoding E3 ubiquitin-protein ligase Praja-2-like — MAEMSYLQIHDANDAVFNHHHHQRSLHDHLRDQSLPQILDSLPHWVQSDNVDLYVSESDFSSGHVTVSDLVEFTADEGLDLLNRRSFVMDLFHQRVEQSHVSPLGNDEIDDFENYEIHEFGLELESSSGFVDNSELVVNLNEHGFVDEIEMRLLGFESGDVTVTVESGFDSDDGDEPEEEEDSEIWGIDLNEDDEYVNDDASVTLPLCWDSLQLEELGMSNEELEWEEVDGDDEEREVLSVLAEEADDNNSVSVSVTATISLEDLAISERRGSSSLGWEVLLNSTSLEFNLDDAESNMELYIDDIDREEEDDDDIDREYDMLFEAEISSGLGKPPASKSFVKNLKVFPLTNEDVMKNGDGMCCCAVCKEEMSLGEEVAELPCRHKYHSECIVPWLGIRNTCPVCRFEVPSD; from the coding sequence ATGGCGGAGATGTCTTACCTTCAGATCCACGATGCTAACGATGCCGTtttcaaccaccaccaccaccaacgcAGTCTACATGATCACCTGAGAGATCAATCCCTTCCTCAGATCCTCGATTCGCTTCCTCACTGGGTCCAATCTGACAACGTCGATCTCTACGTCTCTGAATCCGATTTTTCTTCCGGCCACGTTACGGTTTCCGATTTAGTAGAATTCACGGCTGACGAAGGTCTTGATCTGCTCAATAGGCGTAGCTTCGTTATGGATCTGTTTCACCAGCGTGTCGAGCAATCTCATGTAAGTCCCCTTGGTAATGACGAAATCGACGATTTCGAAAATTACGAGATACATGAATTTGGATTGGAGTTAGAATCTAGTAGCGGTTTCGTTGATAATAGTGAACTTGTTGTTAACCTTAATGAACACGGTTTCGTTGATGAGATTGAGATGAGGTTATTAGGGTTTGAGTCAGGCGATGTTACAGTTACGGTGGAATCTGGTTTTGATTCTGATGATGGAGATGAgccagaggaggaggaggatagtGAGATTTGGGGAATAGAtttgaatgaagatgatgagtaTGTGAATGATGATGCTAGTGTGACATTGCCTCTTTGTTGGGACTCACTTCAATTGGAAGAGTTAGGAATGAGCAACGAGGAGCTCGAGTGGGAAGAAGTTGATGGTGACGATGAAGAAAGGGAAGTTTTAAGTGTTTTAGCAGAAGAAGCTGATGATAACAATTCAGTATCTGTCTCTGTTACAGCCACAATCTCTTTAGAAGATCTAGCTATAAGTGAGAGAAGGGGAAGTAGTAGTCTAGGGTGGGAAGTTTTGTTGAATTCTACTAGTCTCGAGTTTAACCTAGATGATGCAGAAAGCAACATGGAGTTATACATTGATGATATTGAtcgtgaggaagaagatgatgatgatattgatcGTGAGTATGATATGTTGTTTGAAGCTGAGATTTCATCTGGTCTTGGTAAGCCTCCAGCATCGAAATCATTCGTAAAGAATCTGAAAGTGTTTCCTTTGACGAATGAGGATGTGATGAAGAACGGTGACGGGATGTGTTGTTGTGCGGTTTGCAAAGAAGAGATGAGTTTGGGTGAGGAGGTTGCAGAGTTGCCTTGTAGGCATAAGTATCATAGTGAATGTATTGTTCCGTGGCTTGGGATTAGGAACACATGTCCTGTTTGTCGTTTTGAGGTTCCTTCAGATTAA
- the LOC104738273 gene encoding basic leucine zipper 43-like translates to MIRNLKPYMESGVHRSHCFDIFEGVPLQDDHFNSAFLPNTDFNVQLQSASTRSNNNQSQFDANALNIFHNEGLLPEERRARRMVSNRESARRSRLRKKKQIEELQQQVEQLMMLNHHLSEKVINLLESNHQVLQENSQLKEKVSSFHLLMADVLLPMRNAETNINDRNVNHYLRGETSNRPTNNSPFGK, encoded by the coding sequence ATGATTAGAAATCTAAAACCCTACATGGAGTCTGGTGTCCATCGTTCTCATTGTTTCGATATATTTGAAGGTGTCCCATTACAAGACGACCATTTTAACTCAGCATTCCTACCAAACACCGACTTCAATGTCCAATTGCAGTCAGCCTCGACACGCAGCAACAACAATCAGTCTCAGTTCGACGCAAATGCATTAAACATTTTCCATAACGAGGGTCTTCTTCCAGAAGAAAGAAGGGCGAGAAGAATGGTCTCTAACCGAGAATCTGCAAGAAGGTCACGTTTGCGCAAGAAGAAGCAGATTGAAGAGCTTCAGCAACAGGTTGAACAGCTCATGATGTTGAATCATCACTTGTCTGAGAAAGTCATCAACTTGTTGGAAAGCAACCACCAGGTCCTGCAAGAGAACTCACAGCTGAAAGAGAAAGTCTCTTCCTTTCATTTGCTCATGGCTGATGTGCTATTACCCATGAGAAATGCTGAGACCAACATCAATGACCGCAATGTGAATCATTATCTAAGAGGAGAAACGTCAAACCGTCCCACCAACAACAGCCCCTTTggtaaataa
- the LOC104756738 gene encoding putative defensin-like protein 224 — translation MKTLFLCFTLVILISSCVSNLMAKNVIERKTPFVNHGDQSPQSPPYVHFGSLSRHFIPEECSQICPEHCKRKNRFVAYCRPGEICRCTSFQIPNRYIATNSPKPSIK, via the exons atgaagacacTTTTCTTATGTTTCACTCTTGTAATTCTTATTTCATCAT gTGTATCAAATCTTATGGCAAAAAATGTTATAGAGAGAAAAACTCCATTTGTTAATCACGGAGACCAGAGCCCTCAAAGTCCACCATATGTGCATTTTGGAAGCCTTTCCAGACATTTTATTCCAGAGGAATGTAGTCAAATATGTCCAGAgcattgtaaaagaaaaaataggtTTGTGGCATACTGTCGTCCTGGTGAGATTTGTCGTTGTACTTCCTTTCAAATACCCAATCGTTACATTGCAACCAATTCTCCTAAAccatctataaaataa